A genomic region of Mycolicibacterium poriferae contains the following coding sequences:
- a CDS encoding NAD(P)H-binding protein, with protein sequence MSNDTALVLGATGKTGRRVAARLRMHRVPVRAASRSSRTPFDWSDPTTWDPALRGVAAVYMVAPGTPGPAYEFVARAESAGVKRVVLLSGRGADTWGDTTFGLEMRDAESAVRSSALEWTVLRPNNFAQNFSEELWYAPVLAGELALPADGVCEPFIDIEDVADAAAAVLTQPGQHAGKIYELSGPRAITFSEAAELISLAAQIPVDYRSISPSEYTEALVREGLTEQDAHHIAEMFVMMQRGVLADPTDGVTTVLGRPARTFEDYVLRSAATGVWRR encoded by the coding sequence ATGAGCAACGACACCGCCCTCGTTCTGGGGGCTACTGGCAAGACCGGCCGGCGGGTGGCCGCCCGACTGCGGATGCATCGTGTCCCGGTGCGCGCCGCGTCACGATCGAGCCGGACGCCGTTCGACTGGTCGGACCCGACCACCTGGGACCCGGCGCTGCGCGGCGTCGCCGCGGTGTACATGGTGGCGCCCGGCACGCCCGGACCGGCGTACGAGTTCGTCGCCCGGGCCGAGTCCGCGGGCGTGAAGCGGGTGGTGCTGCTGTCCGGCCGCGGCGCCGACACGTGGGGAGACACCACGTTCGGCCTGGAGATGCGCGACGCCGAGTCGGCGGTGCGTTCTTCTGCGCTCGAGTGGACGGTGCTGCGTCCCAACAACTTCGCGCAGAATTTCAGCGAAGAGCTCTGGTACGCACCGGTGCTCGCAGGGGAGCTGGCCCTGCCCGCAGACGGCGTGTGCGAGCCGTTCATCGACATCGAGGACGTCGCCGACGCCGCCGCCGCCGTGCTGACGCAACCGGGGCAGCACGCCGGGAAGATCTACGAGCTCAGCGGCCCGCGCGCGATCACCTTCTCCGAGGCGGCCGAGTTGATCTCGCTGGCTGCCCAGATTCCCGTTGACTACCGGTCGATCTCGCCCTCCGAATACACCGAGGCTCTGGTCCGCGAGGGTCTGACCGAGCAGGACGCGCATCACATCGCCGAGATGTTCGTGATGATGCAGCGTGGCGTGCTGGCCGATCCCACCGACGGAGTGACGACCGTGCTGGGCCGCCCTGCGCGCACGTTCGAGGACTACGTGCTGCGCAGCGCGGCGACAGGGGTGTGGCGGCGCTGA
- a CDS encoding AraC family transcriptional regulator, whose amino-acid sequence MDVFGDLFRGVRAHGSLFGSSALTAPWALHFVDGAPLTLCTVLGGSGWIVPDDSEAAPEWLGPYETVVVRGPSTFTFVDELGTRAEPVACGRHCATVEQGGTRHRLGWSDGGGSGAPTLIVGAYPVRGEISRRLLDVLPVVLRVEAGGTGDAVLDHLAAELATDVPGQQVVLDRLLDWMMVCTLREWFDRPGGHPPAWWAAQRDPVAGRALQLFHAEPAEPWTVATLAERVGVSRSTLAKRFTTLVGEPPLTYLTRWRMTLAADLLVEQPSSTVADVAAAVGYSDPFGFSAAFKRVRRVNPSEFRRTASGPLGDGGRGSLAAADRRRV is encoded by the coding sequence GTGGACGTGTTTGGTGACCTGTTCCGTGGAGTGCGGGCGCACGGTTCGCTGTTCGGCAGCTCGGCGCTGACGGCACCGTGGGCGCTGCATTTCGTCGACGGTGCGCCGCTGACGCTGTGCACGGTGCTGGGCGGGTCGGGTTGGATCGTGCCCGACGACAGCGAGGCGGCGCCGGAGTGGCTCGGCCCGTACGAGACCGTGGTGGTGCGCGGACCGTCGACGTTCACCTTCGTCGACGAGCTCGGTACTCGCGCCGAGCCGGTGGCGTGCGGTCGGCACTGCGCCACTGTCGAGCAGGGCGGCACGCGCCACCGGCTCGGCTGGAGCGACGGCGGCGGGTCCGGCGCGCCCACCTTGATCGTCGGGGCTTATCCGGTGCGCGGTGAGATCAGCCGGCGGCTGCTCGACGTGCTCCCCGTCGTGCTGCGGGTGGAGGCCGGCGGCACCGGCGACGCCGTCCTCGATCACCTCGCCGCCGAGCTCGCCACCGATGTGCCCGGTCAACAGGTCGTGCTGGACCGGTTGCTGGACTGGATGATGGTGTGCACGCTGCGCGAATGGTTCGACCGGCCCGGGGGTCACCCGCCTGCGTGGTGGGCCGCCCAGCGCGACCCGGTCGCCGGTCGCGCTCTGCAGCTGTTTCACGCTGAACCCGCGGAACCGTGGACGGTCGCGACGCTGGCCGAGCGCGTCGGGGTGTCGCGCTCGACGTTGGCCAAACGGTTCACCACGCTGGTCGGTGAGCCGCCGCTGACCTATCTGACCCGCTGGAGGATGACGTTGGCGGCGGATCTGCTCGTCGAGCAGCCGAGTTCGACCGTCGCCGACGTCGCCGCAGCGGTCGGGTACTCCGATCCATTCGGGTTCAGCGCCGCGTTCAAACGGGTCCGGCGGGTCAACCCGAGCGAGTTCCGCCGGACGGCGTCGGGGCCGCTGGGTGACGGTGGCCGGGGCTCATTGGCGGCGGCGGACCGTCGCCGAGTGTGA
- a CDS encoding phosphatase PAP2 family protein gives MTVNRGLLGATALAAVGVYLLMWVGFTWQWGWLADVDAWALQPTARFGQAHPGWVTGWDVFCTALGPFAFRFATLVVIVVAFVRRRVRVAVFLIVAVELSGVVTEIAKALAERPRPDTAFVDAYGLSFPSGHALGVTAAVLALYVVARPVLRPRWRPWTLGAAVLLIVLMGAARVVLNVHHPSDVVAGWALGYAYFAACLLAVPPYRPRVTEADETPAVSGTAP, from the coding sequence ATGACGGTGAACCGGGGTCTGCTGGGCGCGACCGCGCTGGCGGCTGTCGGCGTCTACCTGCTCATGTGGGTCGGCTTCACCTGGCAGTGGGGCTGGTTGGCCGACGTGGATGCCTGGGCGCTGCAGCCGACCGCGCGGTTCGGGCAGGCGCATCCGGGCTGGGTGACGGGCTGGGACGTGTTCTGCACCGCACTGGGGCCGTTCGCGTTCCGGTTCGCCACGCTGGTCGTGATCGTCGTGGCGTTCGTGCGGCGCCGGGTCAGGGTCGCGGTGTTTCTGATCGTCGCTGTGGAGTTGAGCGGCGTGGTCACCGAGATCGCCAAGGCGCTGGCCGAGCGCCCGCGGCCGGACACCGCGTTCGTCGATGCGTACGGGTTGTCGTTTCCCTCCGGCCACGCGCTGGGGGTGACGGCCGCGGTGCTGGCGCTGTACGTGGTGGCCCGTCCGGTGCTGCGGCCGCGGTGGCGGCCCTGGACCCTCGGCGCCGCGGTGCTGCTCATCGTCTTGATGGGTGCGGCCCGGGTGGTGCTCAATGTGCACCACCCCTCGGACGTCGTGGCGGGCTGGGCGCTGGGCTACGCGTACTTCGCGGCGTGCCTGCTGGCGGTGCCGCCCTACCGTCCGCGCGTCACGGAAGCGGACGAAACACCGGCAGTGTCCGGTACTGCGCCGTGA
- a CDS encoding bifunctional phosphatase PAP2/diacylglycerol kinase family protein, which produces MDLLPMRRRRRGIRQITRGLGSLDREVFEAVAESPSPLIDSVMPRLTRAADHSKLWFAIAAGLAAFGSPSLKRGAVRGVATLGVTSLVTNQVAKRLWRRERPSPILVPLTRQIRKLPTSYSLPSGHSASAAAFAVGVGLESPPVGLGLAMLAGLVGMSRVAVGAHYPGDVLAGFGIGAGIAVLGARIVPPVVPTSVPAADPLRFETRARPDGAGVTLVVNPASGSGTGARVIDEVRDALPGTEIVELGPDDDFAEALREAGRRCAVLAVAGGDGTVAAAAKVAISEGVPLAVFPAGTFNHFAKDIGCDTIAKTIAAIREGQASYVDLVCLNEQQMVINTASIGAYPRFVQTREKLEHKIGKPLAGLYAMFHTLRRDESVRISYDNKTLRTSLFFLGNSTYLPSGFAPSRRTRMDDGLIDVRILETGRPLSRLRILAGLALGRLERSPLYHELRVPQFAFRSVDGPTVLALDGEVGTEITEASFTAQYRTLPVFRPLP; this is translated from the coding sequence GTGGACCTTCTTCCGATGCGCCGGCGTAGGCGCGGAATCCGCCAGATCACCCGTGGCCTGGGCAGCTTGGACCGCGAGGTGTTCGAGGCGGTCGCCGAGTCACCTAGTCCCCTGATCGACTCGGTGATGCCCCGGCTGACCAGGGCCGCCGATCACTCGAAGCTGTGGTTCGCCATCGCCGCGGGCCTGGCTGCGTTCGGCAGCCCGTCGCTCAAGCGCGGCGCCGTGCGGGGGGTGGCCACGCTGGGGGTGACCAGCCTGGTCACCAACCAGGTCGCCAAGCGGCTGTGGCGTCGTGAGCGGCCCAGCCCGATCCTGGTCCCGCTGACCAGGCAGATCCGCAAACTGCCGACGTCGTACTCGCTGCCGTCCGGCCATTCCGCCAGCGCCGCCGCGTTCGCCGTCGGCGTCGGTTTGGAGAGCCCCCCGGTCGGCCTGGGATTGGCAATGCTCGCCGGGCTCGTGGGCATGTCGCGCGTCGCCGTGGGCGCGCACTACCCGGGCGACGTGCTCGCCGGCTTCGGCATCGGCGCGGGCATCGCCGTTCTCGGCGCCCGGATCGTGCCGCCCGTCGTCCCGACCAGCGTGCCCGCCGCCGATCCGCTGCGGTTCGAGACCCGGGCCCGGCCGGACGGCGCCGGCGTCACGCTGGTCGTCAACCCGGCCTCAGGTAGCGGGACGGGCGCGCGGGTCATCGACGAGGTGCGCGACGCGCTGCCCGGCACGGAGATCGTCGAGCTGGGCCCGGACGACGACTTCGCCGAAGCACTGCGCGAGGCCGGCCGCCGGTGCGCGGTGCTGGCGGTGGCCGGCGGCGACGGCACCGTGGCCGCCGCCGCGAAGGTCGCGATCAGCGAGGGCGTTCCGTTGGCCGTCTTCCCGGCCGGGACGTTCAACCATTTCGCCAAGGACATCGGCTGCGACACCATCGCGAAGACCATCGCCGCGATCCGCGAAGGCCAGGCCTCCTACGTCGACCTGGTGTGCCTCAACGAGCAGCAGATGGTGATCAACACCGCGAGCATCGGCGCCTACCCGCGGTTCGTGCAGACCCGGGAGAAGCTCGAACACAAGATCGGCAAGCCGCTGGCCGGCCTCTACGCGATGTTCCACACGCTGCGCCGCGACGAGTCCGTGCGCATCTCCTATGACAACAAGACGCTGCGGACGTCACTGTTTTTCCTGGGCAACTCCACCTACCTGCCGTCCGGTTTCGCGCCGTCGCGGCGCACCCGCATGGATGACGGGCTCATCGACGTGCGGATCCTGGAAACCGGACGCCCGCTGTCCCGGCTGCGCATCCTGGCAGGGCTGGCACTGGGCCGGCTGGAACGCAGCCCGCTCTATCACGAACTGCGGGTGCCGCAGTTCGCGTTCCGCTCGGTGGACGGACCGACCGTGCTGGCGCTCGACGGGGAGGTCGGCACCGAGATCACCGAAGCGAGCTTCACGGCGCAGTACCGGACACTGCCGGTGTTTCGTCCGCTTCCGTGA
- a CDS encoding L,D-transpeptidase family protein, with protein MRRLLTLLCASAVALLAVGPTVAPAAAQFTPWFAQQVGSATQVLSVTGGGGSDATLDVWQRTAAGWQPVDGGVGVAAKIGAKGMSPNHFEGSMMTPQGVYPLDFAFGTQPDPGSGLPYVEVGPHHWWDGDSNSPTYNTMQVCEPGACPFATSGTGTENLDIPQYAHAVVMGVNKQRIPGKGSAFFVHSTDGGATAGCVAIDDATLVKIMRWLRPGAMIALSPAAGSARVPV; from the coding sequence ATGCGCCGTCTGCTGACCCTGCTGTGCGCGTCAGCGGTCGCTCTGCTGGCGGTCGGGCCGACCGTCGCGCCGGCCGCAGCGCAGTTCACGCCGTGGTTTGCCCAACAGGTGGGCTCGGCCACGCAGGTGCTGTCGGTGACCGGGGGCGGCGGCTCGGACGCCACGCTGGACGTCTGGCAGCGCACGGCGGCGGGGTGGCAACCCGTCGACGGCGGCGTCGGGGTCGCGGCGAAGATCGGCGCAAAAGGCATGTCCCCGAACCACTTCGAGGGCTCGATGATGACGCCGCAGGGGGTGTACCCGCTGGACTTCGCGTTCGGCACCCAGCCCGATCCCGGCAGCGGACTGCCGTACGTCGAGGTCGGCCCCCACCACTGGTGGGACGGCGATTCGAACAGCCCGACCTACAACACCATGCAGGTGTGTGAGCCGGGAGCGTGTCCCTTCGCGACCTCGGGCACCGGCACCGAGAACCTCGACATCCCGCAGTACGCACACGCCGTGGTGATGGGCGTCAACAAGCAGCGCATCCCCGGCAAGGGCAGCGCCTTCTTCGTGCACAGCACCGACGGCGGAGCCACCGCCGGGTGCGTCGCGATCGACGACGCCACCCTCGTCAAGATCATGCGCTGGTTGCGGCCCGGCGCGATGATCGCGCTCAGTCCTGCGGCAGGTTCAGCGCGCGTCCCGGTTTGA
- a CDS encoding nuclear transport factor 2 family protein, with product MPDIDEIKQVKYRYLRALDTKNWDEFADTLTEDVIGRYGESIGEEHHFTTRDELVGFMRNSLGGAEVLTEHRVNHPEISLDGDEATATWYLQDRVIAPAFNFMLIGAGFYHDRYRRTADGWKICETGYDRTYDASMSLEALNFKVKPGRALNLPQD from the coding sequence ATGCCCGATATCGACGAGATCAAGCAGGTCAAGTATCGCTACCTCCGAGCGCTCGACACCAAGAACTGGGACGAGTTCGCCGACACCCTGACCGAGGACGTCATCGGTCGCTACGGCGAGTCCATCGGCGAGGAGCACCATTTCACCACGCGCGACGAACTGGTGGGCTTCATGCGCAACTCGCTGGGCGGCGCGGAGGTGCTCACCGAGCATCGCGTGAACCACCCCGAGATCAGTCTGGACGGCGACGAGGCCACCGCGACGTGGTACCTGCAGGACCGGGTGATCGCACCGGCGTTCAACTTCATGCTCATCGGAGCGGGCTTCTACCACGACCGCTACCGCCGCACCGCCGACGGCTGGAAGATCTGCGAGACCGGCTACGACCGCACCTACGACGCGTCGATGTCGTTGGAAGCGTTGAACTTCAAGGTCAAACCGGGACGCGCGCTGAACCTGCCGCAGGACTGA
- a CDS encoding Hsp70 family protein has product MSDPLGMSIGTTNVVAVGIGHQPVLRRAALTRSGTVLTGFVERVGDPVPLVAADGTSYPAEQLLVAVLDEAAAAAMPTPPSGVAIATPSYWNPSATAALASALAGSRLTATTGAVPRLVPDAVAALTALNANPGFDRSGVVAVLDFGGGGTSITLADGASAFAMLGGTERYAEFAGDQVDQALLGYVLERVGGDHGADPAQTAAVGSLARLREECRAAKERLSSDTATTLSVDLPDLHTEMRLTRAELEELIARPLAGVSAALENTLTANGVGWSNLSSVVLVGGGASIPLITQQISERSRVPVVKTPQPALDAAVGAAMIAAYGRSAETATWVAPAPPVAAPPVDEAASSTMRALAWSQADDGVDDVVPYAGEDPYPAPNPYGSLQTGPPDDTEQPEPADDVAPWQRVPLPVAGLLAVIALVVVGGLAIALTSFDSPDRPQPKPGTNPLSSALTPSETVTVTNAPPPPDEPVPAQPPPSPAFTPTTQPTRTSTTTPTTTTTTTTTTTTTTTTTTTTTTTTTTTTTPPTTTTPPTTTTPPTTAPTTTRTPAPTTTAPPTTVDEPEPPTPDPITTTNLEVPFVPVPIPIPVPAGP; this is encoded by the coding sequence ATGAGCGATCCGTTGGGGATGTCCATCGGGACGACCAACGTCGTCGCGGTGGGCATCGGACATCAACCCGTGCTCAGACGGGCCGCGCTGACGCGCTCCGGCACGGTGCTGACCGGCTTCGTCGAGCGAGTCGGCGACCCGGTCCCGCTGGTTGCCGCTGACGGCACCAGCTACCCGGCAGAGCAGCTGCTGGTTGCGGTCCTCGACGAGGCGGCCGCCGCGGCGATGCCCACGCCGCCATCCGGAGTAGCGATCGCCACCCCGTCGTACTGGAACCCCTCGGCGACGGCTGCGCTCGCATCAGCCTTGGCAGGTAGCCGGTTGACGGCCACGACCGGTGCTGTCCCGCGGTTGGTCCCCGACGCCGTCGCGGCGCTGACCGCGCTGAACGCGAACCCCGGCTTCGACCGGTCGGGCGTGGTGGCGGTGCTGGACTTCGGCGGCGGTGGCACGAGCATCACGCTCGCCGACGGCGCATCGGCGTTCGCGATGCTCGGCGGCACCGAACGTTACGCGGAATTCGCCGGCGACCAGGTCGATCAGGCCCTGCTCGGGTACGTCCTCGAGCGGGTCGGCGGCGATCATGGCGCGGATCCCGCCCAGACCGCCGCGGTCGGCTCGCTGGCGCGGCTGCGGGAGGAGTGCCGCGCAGCCAAGGAACGGCTGTCGTCCGACACCGCCACCACGCTGTCCGTCGACCTGCCGGACCTGCACACCGAGATGCGGCTGACCCGCGCCGAACTCGAGGAGCTCATCGCCCGTCCGCTGGCCGGCGTGAGTGCGGCCCTGGAGAACACGCTGACGGCCAACGGCGTCGGCTGGAGCAACCTGTCGTCGGTGGTGCTCGTCGGCGGCGGCGCGAGCATTCCGCTGATCACCCAGCAGATCTCCGAACGCTCACGGGTTCCGGTGGTCAAGACACCGCAACCGGCCCTGGACGCGGCGGTCGGCGCAGCGATGATCGCCGCCTACGGGCGTTCCGCGGAGACCGCCACCTGGGTCGCACCCGCCCCGCCGGTGGCAGCGCCGCCGGTCGACGAGGCCGCCTCGTCGACGATGCGCGCCCTCGCCTGGTCGCAGGCCGACGACGGGGTCGACGACGTCGTGCCCTACGCCGGTGAGGATCCCTACCCGGCGCCCAACCCGTACGGTTCGCTGCAGACCGGTCCGCCCGACGACACCGAACAGCCCGAACCCGCCGACGACGTCGCACCGTGGCAACGAGTGCCGCTGCCGGTGGCCGGTCTGCTGGCGGTGATCGCGCTCGTGGTCGTCGGCGGGTTGGCGATCGCTCTGACCAGTTTCGACTCCCCGGACCGGCCCCAGCCCAAGCCGGGGACGAACCCGCTGAGCAGCGCGCTGACGCCGTCCGAGACGGTCACGGTCACCAACGCGCCACCGCCGCCGGACGAGCCGGTGCCCGCGCAGCCCCCGCCGAGCCCGGCCTTCACGCCGACGACCCAGCCCACGCGCACGTCCACGACGACACCCACCACGACGACGACCACCACGACCACCACGACCACCACGACCACCACGACCACCACGACGACGACCACCACGACGACGACCACCACGCCGCCGACGACCACGACGCCGCCCACCACCACGACACCACCGACGACGGCGCCGACCACCACCCGTACCCCGGCCCCGACGACCACCGCGCCGCCGACCACAGTCGACGAGCCCGAACCCCCGACACCGGACCCCATCACCACGACGAACCTGGAGGTGCCGTTCGTACCGGTGCCCATCCCGATCCCGGTACCTGCGGGACCCTGA
- a CDS encoding FAD-dependent oxidoreductase, whose protein sequence is MTAKTTCAVVGGGPAGMVFGLLLARAGVDVTVLEKHGDFLRDFRGDTVHPTTLRLLDELGLWPEFAELPQSHVRNVTFDARPDHSVTMVSFERLRQPHPYIAMVPQWDLLNLLAEAAAAEPTFTLRMNTEVTELLREGGRVVGVRYQSDDGPGELRADLTVGCDGRTSVVRQDAGLQVTEWPVSFDVWWFRLPLPDSDEIFTLFPRIASGKALIVIPRTDYLQIALLIPKGADARLRARGLAAFHADVLELFPEAGDSVEVIRSLDDVKHLDVRLNRLHRWHTDGLLCIGDAAHAMSPAGGVGINMAVQDGVAAARLLAQPLRRGRPSDRELGAVRRRRVVPTALTQAFQRLFDKRLFGPVVRGEDTSGPPPGLIRLFERMPWLAVVPAYVVGVGVLPERAPAFARRSARR, encoded by the coding sequence GTGACTGCGAAGACGACCTGCGCCGTCGTCGGTGGAGGCCCGGCCGGCATGGTGTTCGGCCTGCTGCTCGCCCGAGCCGGGGTCGATGTCACAGTCCTGGAAAAGCACGGCGACTTTCTGCGCGACTTCCGTGGTGACACCGTGCACCCGACCACGTTGCGGCTGCTGGACGAGCTCGGCCTGTGGCCAGAGTTCGCTGAGCTCCCGCAGAGCCACGTCCGCAACGTCACCTTCGACGCCCGGCCCGACCATTCGGTGACGATGGTCAGTTTCGAGCGGTTGCGCCAACCTCACCCCTACATCGCGATGGTCCCGCAGTGGGACCTGCTGAATCTGCTCGCCGAGGCCGCCGCGGCCGAGCCCACGTTCACGCTGAGGATGAACACCGAGGTCACCGAACTGCTGCGGGAGGGCGGCCGGGTCGTAGGGGTCAGGTACCAGAGCGACGACGGGCCGGGCGAACTGCGCGCGGACCTGACGGTGGGCTGCGACGGGCGCACGTCGGTGGTTCGGCAGGATGCCGGTCTGCAGGTCACGGAGTGGCCCGTGAGCTTCGACGTGTGGTGGTTCCGGCTGCCTCTCCCCGACAGCGACGAGATCTTCACGCTATTTCCGCGGATCGCCTCGGGCAAGGCGCTGATCGTCATCCCGCGCACGGATTACCTGCAGATCGCGTTGCTGATCCCGAAGGGAGCCGACGCTCGGCTGCGGGCCCGCGGCCTGGCCGCGTTCCACGCCGACGTCCTCGAGCTGTTTCCCGAGGCCGGCGACAGCGTCGAGGTGATCCGCTCACTCGACGACGTCAAGCACCTCGACGTGCGGCTGAACCGGCTGCACCGCTGGCACACCGACGGACTGCTGTGCATCGGGGACGCCGCCCACGCGATGTCACCCGCCGGCGGGGTGGGCATCAACATGGCCGTCCAGGACGGGGTGGCGGCGGCTCGGCTGCTGGCTCAGCCGCTGCGCCGCGGGCGGCCGAGCGATCGGGAACTGGGGGCGGTGCGTCGGCGCCGGGTCGTGCCCACCGCGCTGACCCAGGCCTTCCAACGGCTGTTCGACAAGCGGCTGTTCGGCCCGGTGGTGCGGGGCGAAGACACCTCGGGTCCACCCCCTGGGCTGATTCGCCTGTTCGAGCGGATGCCGTGGCTGGCGGTGGTGCCGGCGTATGTGGTGGGCGTCGGTGTGCTGCCCGAGCGTGCACCGGCGTTCGCCCGGCGGTCGGCGCGCCGCTGA
- a CDS encoding universal stress protein — MTAHSEHRNEQPNTRGIVVAVDGSAPSDTALEWAVREAASRKTPLTVVHVVRPPMVVAWPEMPPGPAYGESLEDHGRAVLDEATKRAEGFAQSLGGVTITSELHSETIMGTLIDMSKDAELIVVGCRGQGAVSRAVMGSVSSAMVHHSHCPVAVIHDDTPADQLAAAPVVVGIDGSPASEAATAIAFDAAARHRVPLVAVHAWSDATAIEYPGVTYEIMQGLGEEVLGERLAGWHERYPDVEVRRVVTCDKPAHQLLEQAEKAQLIVVGSHGRGGFAGMLLGSVSSKVVHSARIPVIVARQG; from the coding sequence ATGACTGCCCACAGTGAACACCGCAATGAACAACCGAACACTCGCGGAATCGTCGTGGCAGTCGACGGTTCCGCGCCCTCCGACACGGCGCTCGAGTGGGCGGTGCGGGAGGCCGCCTCCCGGAAAACACCGCTGACAGTGGTGCACGTCGTGCGGCCCCCCATGGTCGTGGCTTGGCCGGAGATGCCACCGGGGCCCGCCTACGGGGAATCCCTGGAAGACCACGGCCGCGCCGTGCTGGACGAGGCCACCAAGCGGGCCGAAGGATTCGCACAATCGCTCGGCGGGGTGACGATCACCAGTGAGCTGCACTCCGAGACGATCATGGGCACGTTGATCGACATGTCCAAGGACGCCGAGTTGATCGTGGTCGGCTGCCGCGGCCAGGGCGCCGTGAGCCGCGCCGTCATGGGATCGGTGAGCTCGGCGATGGTGCACCATTCGCACTGTCCGGTCGCGGTGATCCATGACGACACACCCGCCGACCAACTGGCCGCAGCGCCGGTGGTGGTGGGCATCGACGGATCGCCGGCTTCGGAGGCCGCCACCGCGATCGCCTTCGACGCGGCCGCACGCCATCGCGTCCCGCTGGTGGCGGTGCACGCGTGGAGCGACGCGACCGCCATCGAGTATCCGGGCGTGACCTACGAGATCATGCAGGGCCTGGGTGAAGAGGTGCTGGGCGAACGACTCGCGGGGTGGCACGAACGCTATCCCGACGTCGAGGTGCGTCGGGTGGTGACCTGCGACAAGCCGGCACATCAGCTTCTCGAACAGGCCGAGAAAGCGCAGTTGATCGTCGTCGGCAGCCACGGTCGAGGCGGCTTCGCCGGCATGCTGCTCGGCTCGGTCAGCAGCAAGGTGGTGCACAGCGCCCGTATCCCGGTGATCGTGGCGCGCCAGGGCTGA
- a CDS encoding SDR family NAD(P)-dependent oxidoreductase: MTDDAARADPFNLTGHVAVITGGGSGIGLGMARGLSRAGASVVVLGRNPQRLEDAAAQLRSHGSPVLALTCDVTDEQAVTDTMARVRAEFGSLDSCFANAGVRGTFTPVLDTSLAEFRATTAVDLDGVFLTLREAARQMVAAGRGGSLVGVSSLGALQGMPRQPAYAASKAGVTALIDSMAVELARHGIRANTIQPGWFDTDMTSAGLADERFSARVLPRVPARRWGEPEDVAGVAVYLASSASRYQTGDVLRIDGGYLKF; this comes from the coding sequence GTGACCGACGATGCCGCGCGCGCCGATCCGTTCAACCTGACCGGCCACGTCGCCGTGATCACCGGAGGCGGCTCCGGGATCGGGCTCGGTATGGCGAGAGGACTCTCCCGCGCGGGGGCATCGGTGGTCGTGCTCGGACGCAACCCGCAACGCCTCGAGGACGCCGCGGCACAGCTGCGCAGCCACGGCAGCCCGGTGCTGGCGTTGACCTGTGACGTGACCGACGAGCAGGCCGTGACCGATACGATGGCCCGCGTACGTGCTGAATTCGGCAGTCTTGACTCATGTTTCGCCAACGCCGGGGTCCGCGGTACCTTCACCCCGGTGCTGGACACCTCGCTGGCCGAGTTCCGGGCGACCACCGCAGTCGACCTCGACGGCGTGTTCCTAACGCTGCGGGAAGCGGCCAGACAGATGGTCGCCGCCGGACGGGGCGGCAGCCTGGTGGGGGTGTCCAGTCTGGGTGCGTTGCAGGGCATGCCCCGTCAACCCGCCTACGCCGCGTCGAAAGCCGGGGTGACCGCGCTGATCGACAGTATGGCCGTCGAACTCGCTCGACACGGTATCCGCGCGAACACCATTCAACCGGGGTGGTTCGACACCGACATGACCTCAGCGGGTCTGGCCGACGAGCGGTTCAGTGCCCGGGTGCTGCCACGGGTGCCGGCTCGGCGCTGGGGAGAGCCGGAGGACGTCGCCGGCGTCGCGGTCTATCTCGCCAGCTCGGCGAGCCGCTACCAAACCGGTGACGTGCTGCGCATCGACGGCGGCTATCTGAAGTTCTGA
- a CDS encoding ABC transporter permease — protein MGFVEFVQDRWTVLSFLAYQHMSLVVQTLVVATVIALLIGILIYRSPWGVALGNTVTAVGLTIPSYALLGVLVGIVGLGVLPSVIMLSFFGVFPILRNVVVGLSGVDKTLVESARGMGMGRLTTLVRLELPLAWPVIMTGVRVSAQMLMGIAAIAAFALGPGLGGYIFSGISRMGGANATNSIVAATIGILILAVLLDSVLNVLTRLTTPRGIRV, from the coding sequence ATGGGCTTTGTCGAGTTCGTGCAAGACCGATGGACGGTCTTGTCGTTTCTCGCATATCAGCACATGAGCCTGGTCGTGCAAACCCTGGTGGTCGCCACCGTGATCGCGCTGCTGATCGGGATACTGATCTACCGTTCACCCTGGGGTGTGGCGCTGGGTAACACCGTCACCGCGGTGGGACTGACCATTCCGTCCTACGCACTGCTCGGCGTGCTCGTCGGCATCGTCGGGCTCGGCGTCCTGCCGTCGGTGATCATGCTGTCGTTCTTCGGGGTTTTCCCGATCCTGCGCAATGTCGTCGTCGGCTTGTCGGGAGTGGACAAGACGCTCGTCGAGTCGGCGCGGGGGATGGGTATGGGGCGTCTGACCACGCTCGTGCGCCTCGAACTACCGCTGGCTTGGCCGGTGATCATGACCGGCGTGCGGGTATCGGCGCAGATGCTGATGGGCATCGCGGCGATCGCGGCGTTCGCGCTGGGGCCCGGACTGGGCGGATACATCTTCTCCGGCATCTCGCGAATGGGTGGGGCCAACGCCACCAACTCGATCGTCGCCGCGACCATCGGAATCCTCATTCTCGCCGTGCTCCTCGACAGCGTGCTCAACGTCCTCACCCGTCTCACCACCCCGAGGGGGATTCGTGTCTGA